The Pseudomonas berkeleyensis genome includes a region encoding these proteins:
- a CDS encoding tripartite tricarboxylate transporter permease produces MDTLSYLGQGFGVALSPYNLLTALCGTLIGTVVGLLPGLGPINGVALLIPIAFALGLPPETALILLAAVYLGCEYGGRISSILLNIPGEASAVMTTLDGYPLARQGKAGVALSISAWSSFVGGLIATCGVVIFAPLLAKWAVAFGPAEYFVLMVFAIVCLAGMAGNKPMKTAIACCIGLFLSCVGIDSNSGVYRFTFGSLGLADGIQFVVLVLGLFSVSEILVLLERTHHGQKAIEAKGRMLFNLKEGLSVLATNLRSGALGFGLGILPGAGATLASAVAYMSEKRLAHKDNKFGNGDLRGLAAPETANSASACGSMVPMLTLGVPGSGTTAVMLGALTLYNITPGPLLFQNQPDIVWGLIASLFVANVMLIVMNVPMIKIFTKILAVPYWALVPAIAIITSIGVYAVHATTFDLFLMIGIGVAGYILRKLDFPLSAILLGFILGGLMEQNLRRALSISNGELGILFASPITWGVWTLIVGMIALPFYRSWRKRSQRQAEVADAA; encoded by the coding sequence ATGGATACCCTCAGCTACCTCGGTCAGGGCTTCGGTGTTGCCCTGAGCCCCTACAACCTGCTCACCGCCCTGTGCGGCACCCTGATCGGTACGGTCGTCGGCCTGCTGCCGGGCCTGGGCCCGATCAACGGCGTGGCGCTGCTGATCCCCATCGCCTTCGCCCTCGGCCTGCCGCCGGAAACCGCGCTGATCCTGCTGGCAGCCGTGTACCTGGGCTGCGAGTACGGTGGCCGTATTTCCTCGATTCTGCTGAACATCCCGGGCGAAGCCTCGGCCGTGATGACCACCCTCGACGGCTACCCGCTGGCCCGTCAGGGTAAAGCGGGCGTTGCCCTGTCCATTTCCGCCTGGAGCTCCTTCGTCGGCGGCCTGATCGCCACCTGCGGTGTGGTCATCTTCGCCCCGCTGCTGGCGAAATGGGCCGTGGCCTTCGGCCCCGCGGAATACTTCGTGTTGATGGTCTTCGCCATCGTCTGCCTGGCTGGCATGGCCGGCAACAAGCCGATGAAGACCGCCATCGCCTGCTGCATCGGCCTGTTCCTGTCGTGCGTGGGCATCGACTCCAACAGCGGCGTGTACCGCTTCACCTTCGGCAGCCTGGGCCTGGCTGACGGCATCCAGTTCGTGGTGCTGGTACTCGGCCTGTTCTCGGTCAGCGAGATTCTCGTACTGCTCGAGCGCACCCACCATGGCCAGAAGGCCATCGAAGCCAAGGGCCGCATGCTGTTCAACCTCAAGGAAGGTCTGTCGGTTCTGGCTACCAACCTGCGTAGCGGCGCACTGGGCTTCGGCCTGGGCATCCTGCCGGGTGCGGGTGCGACCCTGGCCAGTGCCGTGGCGTACATGAGTGAAAAACGCCTGGCGCACAAGGACAACAAGTTCGGCAATGGTGACCTGCGCGGCCTGGCTGCTCCGGAAACCGCCAACAGCGCCTCGGCTTGCGGCTCCATGGTGCCGATGCTGACTCTGGGCGTTCCCGGCTCGGGCACCACTGCGGTAATGCTCGGCGCACTGACCCTGTACAACATCACCCCCGGCCCGCTGCTGTTCCAGAACCAGCCCGACATCGTCTGGGGTCTGATCGCTTCGCTGTTCGTCGCCAACGTCATGCTGATCGTGATGAACGTGCCGATGATCAAGATCTTCACCAAGATCCTCGCCGTGCCGTATTGGGCACTGGTTCCGGCCATTGCCATCATCACCTCGATCGGCGTCTATGCGGTGCACGCCACCACCTTCGACCTGTTCCTGATGATCGGTATCGGCGTCGCGGGCTACATTCTGCGCAAGCTGGACTTCCCGCTGTCGGCCATTCTGCTGGGCTTCATCCTCGGCGGCCTGATGGAGCAGAACCTGCGTCGTGCACTGTCGATCTCCAACGGCGAGCTGGGCATCCTCTTCGCCAGCCCGATCACCTGGGGCGTGTGGACACTGATCGTCGGCATGATCGCCCTGCCCTTCTACCGCAGCTGGCGCAAGCGCAGTCAGCGTCAGGCTGAAGTGGCTGACGCCGCCTAA
- a CDS encoding LysR family transcriptional regulator: MELRQLRYFLKVVEHGSLGRAALELDVGTSALSQQISKLENELSTRLLTRSSTGVSPTPAGIAFQHHAQLTLRQAENAAQAAQRERMSGYVSVGFAPSTSSVLALPLIAVMRQRYPNIQLHLVEMLSGYLTSQLHARQLDLAILFHSDPGRRCRVRPLLDEKLFVIAAANLPGMPSGDNVKLDELAQLPLVLPSVQHGLRTTISNAFAHSRCEPTVVMDIDGLALLMDTVKAGYAATIQPGSVAARAREQGLHVVQISDAHAGRRNLLVSLPDDELSPAALAARVAILDTTRELVGSARWPGAHLLDEHDA, from the coding sequence ATGGAGCTGAGACAACTGCGTTACTTTCTCAAGGTGGTCGAACATGGCAGCCTGGGCCGTGCGGCCCTGGAGCTGGACGTGGGAACCTCGGCCCTGAGCCAGCAGATCAGCAAGCTGGAGAACGAACTCAGCACCCGCCTGCTGACACGCAGCAGCACCGGCGTCTCGCCCACCCCGGCGGGCATCGCCTTCCAGCACCATGCCCAACTCACCCTGCGCCAGGCAGAAAATGCCGCCCAGGCTGCACAGCGCGAGCGCATGAGTGGCTACGTGAGCGTCGGCTTCGCCCCGAGCACGTCATCGGTGCTGGCGCTGCCGCTGATCGCGGTGATGCGCCAGCGTTACCCGAATATCCAGCTGCACCTGGTGGAAATGCTCTCCGGCTATCTGACCAGCCAGTTGCATGCACGTCAGCTGGATCTGGCGATACTTTTCCACAGCGATCCGGGCCGGCGCTGCCGCGTCAGGCCGCTGCTCGATGAGAAACTCTTCGTGATCGCAGCCGCCAACCTGCCTGGCATGCCCAGCGGTGACAACGTCAAGCTCGATGAGCTTGCGCAGTTGCCACTGGTGCTACCCAGCGTTCAGCACGGTCTGCGCACCACCATCAGCAATGCCTTCGCCCATTCGCGCTGCGAACCCACCGTGGTGATGGACATCGATGGCCTGGCGCTGCTGATGGACACGGTCAAGGCCGGTTATGCCGCCACCATCCAGCCAGGCTCGGTTGCGGCCAGGGCTCGCGAACAAGGGCTGCACGTCGTGCAGATCAGCGATGCCCACGCAGGCCGGCGCAACCTGCTGGTGTCCCTCCCCGACGATGAGCTGTCGCCCGCTGCCCTGGCCGCACGCGTAGCGATCTTGGATACGACCCGCGAGCTGGTCGGCAGCGCTCGCTGGCCCGGCGCCCACTTGCTGGATGAACATGACGCCTGA
- a CDS encoding AbrB family transcriptional regulator has product MSLSIASFNPRGWWPTPLAGALGGYLASLADWPLPWMVGSLLAVILLRCITDRPVSEVPGGRRVGQWLIASGIGLHFTSEVLEQVLTHWWVILIGALCPLLVSVTGIALLRRAGVDRATAFFASMPGGASEMVNLGLRHDAQSARVAAAHSMRLLLVVLLIPALFTWSLPNVPAPERFPVDWSWLAPLLLAGVALGVLWNKLNQPNPWMLGPLTVCAVASAMFDLHLALPAELGQFGQWLIGSALGCHFNRAFFRSAPGFLGRVLLSTLLAMLGAVALGEILAWLSGQDHLSLILGIMPGGIAELSLTAEALQLSVALVTALQVLRLFLVMFLAEPLFKLWCKRHA; this is encoded by the coding sequence GTGTCCCTAAGCATCGCTTCCTTTAACCCACGCGGCTGGTGGCCTACGCCACTGGCCGGCGCGTTGGGGGGTTACCTGGCCAGTCTTGCAGACTGGCCTTTGCCGTGGATGGTCGGATCACTGCTGGCAGTGATCCTGCTGCGTTGCATCACGGATCGCCCCGTCAGTGAAGTGCCGGGCGGCCGCCGTGTCGGCCAATGGCTGATCGCCTCCGGCATCGGCCTGCATTTCACCAGCGAAGTGCTGGAGCAGGTGCTCACGCATTGGTGGGTCATTCTCATCGGAGCGCTGTGCCCACTGCTGGTGAGCGTGACCGGTATTGCCCTGCTGCGCCGGGCCGGCGTCGACCGCGCCACCGCGTTCTTCGCCAGCATGCCGGGCGGTGCCAGCGAAATGGTCAACCTCGGCCTGCGTCACGACGCCCAGTCAGCCCGTGTGGCCGCGGCGCATAGCATGCGTCTGCTGCTGGTGGTGCTACTGATTCCAGCGCTATTTACCTGGAGTCTGCCGAATGTCCCGGCACCTGAGCGCTTTCCGGTGGACTGGAGCTGGCTGGCGCCGTTGCTGCTCGCCGGTGTCGCCCTGGGCGTGCTGTGGAACAAGCTGAACCAGCCCAACCCCTGGATGCTCGGGCCGCTGACCGTTTGCGCGGTGGCCAGTGCGATGTTCGACCTGCACCTGGCACTGCCGGCGGAGCTTGGTCAGTTCGGCCAGTGGCTGATCGGCAGCGCCCTGGGTTGCCACTTCAATCGTGCCTTCTTCCGCAGCGCACCAGGTTTTCTCGGACGTGTGTTGCTGTCGACGCTGCTGGCGATGCTGGGCGCCGTGGCACTTGGCGAGATACTCGCCTGGCTGTCCGGCCAGGATCACCTGTCGCTGATCCTCGGCATCATGCCCGGCGGCATCGCCGAGCTCAGCCTGACGGCAGAGGCATTGCAGCTTTCGGTGGCGCTGGTCACCGCACTGCAGGTGCTCAGGCTGTTTCTGGTGATGTTCCTGGCTGAACCCTTGTTCAAACTCTGGTGCAAGCGCCACGCGTAG
- the tcuA gene encoding FAD-dependent tricarballylate dehydrogenase TcuA has protein sequence MIDVLVIGGGNAALCAALMAREAGASVLLLEGAPRAWRGGNSQHTRNLRCMHEAPQDVLVDAYPEEEFWQDLLKVTGGQTDEHLARLVIRASSNCRDWMRSHGVHFQPPLSGALHVARTNAFFMGGGKALVNAYYRSAERLGVQIRYDAPVDDIELDGDRFVAAHISAREVDGKQYPAERIEARTCVLAAGGFESNREWLREAWGVNERGEWPADNFLIRGTRFNNGVLLRKLIDAGAETIGDPTQAHMVAIDARAPLYDGGICTRIDCVSLGVVVNCEGERFYDEGEDFWPKRYAIWGRLVAQQPRQVGFSIIDQKAIGRFMPPVFPGTTANSLEELASKLGLPVEAFVKTLQAYNSACVGDDFDHTRLDGCHTEGVTPAKTHWARPIDTPPFYGYPLKPGVTFTYLGLKTDDTAAVRFAGKPSANLFVAGEMMAGNVLGKGYTAGVGMSIGTAFGRIAGTQAAAAAGHRPHTASDGESRAIA, from the coding sequence ATGATCGACGTTCTGGTTATAGGCGGTGGCAACGCCGCATTGTGCGCCGCCCTGATGGCCCGGGAGGCCGGGGCCAGCGTACTGCTGCTGGAAGGCGCCCCACGCGCCTGGCGGGGCGGTAACTCGCAGCACACCCGCAACCTGCGCTGCATGCACGAAGCCCCGCAGGACGTTCTGGTCGACGCCTACCCCGAAGAAGAATTCTGGCAAGACCTGCTCAAGGTCACCGGAGGGCAGACCGACGAGCACCTGGCGCGTCTGGTCATCCGCGCCTCGTCCAACTGCCGCGACTGGATGCGCAGCCATGGCGTGCACTTCCAGCCGCCGCTGTCCGGTGCCCTGCACGTCGCACGCACCAACGCCTTCTTCATGGGCGGCGGCAAAGCGCTGGTCAATGCTTACTACCGCAGCGCCGAGCGACTGGGCGTACAGATTCGCTACGACGCGCCGGTCGACGACATCGAACTGGACGGCGACCGCTTCGTCGCCGCGCACATTTCCGCGCGGGAAGTCGACGGCAAGCAGTATCCGGCCGAGCGCATCGAAGCGCGCACCTGCGTGCTGGCAGCCGGCGGCTTCGAGTCCAATCGCGAATGGCTGCGCGAGGCCTGGGGCGTCAACGAACGCGGCGAGTGGCCGGCGGACAATTTCCTGATTCGCGGCACGCGTTTCAACAACGGCGTGCTGCTGCGCAAGCTGATCGATGCTGGAGCCGAGACCATCGGCGATCCGACCCAGGCGCACATGGTGGCCATCGACGCCCGCGCGCCGCTCTATGACGGCGGCATCTGTACGCGCATCGACTGCGTATCGCTCGGCGTGGTGGTCAACTGCGAGGGCGAGCGCTTCTACGATGAGGGCGAGGATTTCTGGCCCAAGCGCTACGCCATCTGGGGCAGGCTGGTGGCCCAGCAACCTCGCCAGGTGGGCTTTTCGATCATCGATCAGAAGGCCATCGGGCGCTTCATGCCGCCGGTCTTTCCCGGCACCACGGCCAACAGCCTGGAAGAACTCGCCAGCAAACTCGGCCTGCCGGTCGAGGCCTTCGTGAAGACCCTGCAGGCCTACAACAGCGCCTGCGTGGGCGACGACTTCGACCACACCCGCCTAGACGGCTGCCACACCGAAGGCGTGACGCCGGCCAAGACCCACTGGGCGCGCCCCATCGATACCCCGCCCTTCTACGGCTACCCACTCAAGCCGGGCGTGACCTTCACCTACCTCGGCCTGAAGACCGACGACACCGCCGCCGTGCGCTTCGCCGGCAAGCCCAGCGCGAACCTGTTCGTGGCCGGAGAAATGATGGCGGGCAACGTCCTCGGCAAGGGCTACACGGCCGGCGTCGGCATGTCCATCGGTACGGCTTTCGGCCGTATCGCCGGAACCCAGGCTGCCGCGGCAGCCGGTCATCGCCCCCATACAGCAAGCGACGGAGAGTCCCGTGCAATCGCCTGA
- a CDS encoding tripartite tricarboxylate transporter TctB family protein, producing the protein MYQRIFGIVLLLCCLGLAATAWGYHAPFSYEPVGPRAYPLLLLMLMGLGAIYLIAKPASATAEHDEPPLDRHVLSKVVGCVVILSAYAAVFELLGFIPASIIFAIAMARLYEGSWKVSVIAGVALGVGLYLLFDKALDVPLPLGILAALEN; encoded by the coding sequence ATGTACCAACGCATCTTCGGCATCGTGCTGTTGCTCTGCTGCCTGGGCCTGGCCGCCACCGCCTGGGGCTATCACGCGCCGTTTTCCTACGAACCTGTCGGGCCTCGCGCCTACCCGCTGCTGCTACTGATGCTGATGGGCCTCGGTGCCATCTACCTGATCGCCAAGCCGGCCAGCGCCACCGCGGAACATGACGAGCCGCCACTGGATCGCCACGTGCTGAGCAAGGTCGTTGGCTGCGTGGTAATTCTCAGCGCCTACGCCGCCGTGTTCGAACTCCTCGGGTTCATTCCTGCAAGCATCATCTTCGCCATCGCCATGGCCCGCCTGTATGAAGGCTCCTGGAAGGTCAGCGTGATCGCTGGCGTGGCGCTCGGCGTCGGCCTGTATCTGCTGTTCGACAAAGCCCTCGACGTACCCCTGCCGCTCGGCATTCTCGCCGCGCTGGAGAATTAA